Proteins encoded in a region of the Labrus bergylta chromosome 9, fLabBer1.1, whole genome shotgun sequence genome:
- the LOC114921475 gene encoding uncharacterized protein, translated as MPQKVSGATDSHTCVADAEEMIPETKQNRLTSPGQMNLEVQSVKCQKHWLVSTTIPSMDKCVQCVGPVSSFKWLGYQCTDDIQLSDAEVKDSGSEADDSGTEASACGTRQPVDVASEFTIIDQVHDSEETETVSLVPSTKDETAILPERDNGVAESESKRVTRKRWSKAEVAAVMRHFRKHICNGSLATKKECSHCKVVEEPVLAERTVQNIRDLVRNRGIAAKRRSQKGKL; from the exons ATGCCTCAGAAAGTGTCTGGGGCCACAGATTCACATACTTGCGTTGCAGATGCTGAAGAG ATGATCCCTGAGACGAAGCAGAATCGGCTCACCTCACCAGGTCAGATGAACCTGGAGGTCCAAAGTGTAAAG TGTCAAAAACATTGGCTGGTGTCCACAACCATACCCTCAATGGACAAATGTGTGCAATGTGTCGGACCTGTATCCTCATTTAAGTGGCTTGGCTATCAATGTACAG ATGACATACAGTTAAGTGATGCTGAGGTCAAGGACAGTGGGAGTGAAGCCGATGACAGTGGCACAGAAGCTTCAGCGTGTGGAACCAGGCAGCCTGTGGATGTGGCATCAGAGTTTACTATCATTGATCAGGTCCATGACTCTGAAGAGACAG AAACTGTGTCTTTGGTTCCATCAACGAAAGATGAGACTGCCATTCTTCCTGAAA gaGACAATGGTGTTGCAGAGAGTGAGTCAAAAAGAGTGACGAGGAAACGCTGGTCCAAGGCTGAAGTGGCTGCAGTAATGCGGCATTTCAGAAAACACATATGCAACGGGAGCTTGGCCACCAAAAAGGAATGCAGTCACTGTAAGGTGGTAGAAGAGCCTGTGTTAGCGGAAAGAACTGTGCAAAATATAAGGGACTTAGTCAGAAACAGAGGAATAGCAGCAAAGAGACGGTCACAGAAAGGTAAGCTGTAA